One window of the Spirochaetia bacterium 38H-sp genome contains the following:
- a CDS encoding GGDEF domain-containing phosphodiesterase codes for MKLSELESIFKEYGLPDDISKKVLSAFLKANELRKEYEEKLDHYKEMERLINLNPDTGLPVRRYLEKKFSDLKAASDSRGKKLALFLIRLDDKYARIQNNRDRSRVLLFKTAHRILRVTGGGLYQGDRLDEFFLARHVSDAQEAIKIANEIVEEVSMPQEPPASDVQFGCYISIVIYPDHGNTFPLLIEFLAMAMADIYSSARRVLLYEDEIGRKHLEEDLILDQVKQVISNGFEEFDMYYQPIVDASYHITGCEALIRWNSAAFGNVNPARFIPLVEQTGDITVIGQWTLYQACKQLKRWHDDGYSDLFVSVNLSPPQFKLHDLTFRVAGILKSLAIDGRFLKLEVTEGVLMENPEEAIAKMQELKSLGIKFSIDDFGTGYSSLAYIQRFPFDTVKIDRSFLENLEVDLSQQSIVRAVIGIARSLNLVSLAEGVESRGQLDFLINEGCQLFQGFYFSKPVSSEKFELLLKKGFSHLKDSGN; via the coding sequence ATGAAGTTGAGTGAGCTTGAGTCCATATTTAAAGAATACGGTTTGCCTGATGATATCTCAAAAAAGGTTCTTTCTGCTTTTTTAAAGGCTAATGAGCTTAGGAAAGAATATGAAGAAAAGCTTGACCATTATAAAGAGATGGAGAGGCTGATAAATCTTAATCCAGATACTGGATTGCCTGTAAGACGCTACTTGGAAAAGAAGTTTTCCGACTTAAAAGCTGCTTCTGATTCTAGAGGGAAGAAGCTCGCTCTGTTCTTGATACGGCTTGACGATAAATATGCAAGAATACAGAATAATAGAGATCGCTCAAGGGTCCTGTTATTTAAGACTGCTCATAGAATCTTGCGTGTTACTGGAGGAGGACTTTACCAGGGGGATAGGCTGGATGAGTTTTTTCTTGCAAGGCATGTCTCTGATGCCCAGGAGGCTATAAAGATTGCTAATGAAATCGTAGAAGAGGTTTCTATGCCCCAGGAGCCTCCGGCAAGTGATGTGCAGTTTGGCTGTTATATCAGTATTGTGATTTATCCGGATCATGGCAATACTTTTCCTCTTCTCATAGAATTTTTGGCTATGGCTATGGCTGATATCTATTCTTCTGCAAGAAGGGTACTTTTATATGAGGATGAGATAGGCAGAAAGCATCTTGAAGAAGACCTTATACTGGACCAGGTAAAACAGGTTATAAGCAATGGCTTTGAAGAGTTTGATATGTATTATCAGCCTATTGTGGATGCTTCTTATCATATAACAGGTTGTGAGGCGCTTATTAGATGGAATAGTGCTGCCTTTGGTAATGTTAATCCTGCCAGGTTTATTCCTCTTGTTGAGCAGACAGGGGATATTACTGTTATCGGGCAATGGACTCTTTATCAGGCTTGCAAGCAACTAAAAAGATGGCATGATGATGGATATAGCGATCTGTTTGTATCCGTTAATTTGTCTCCTCCCCAGTTTAAACTGCATGATCTTACTTTTAGGGTTGCTGGTATTTTAAAATCTCTTGCCATTGATGGACGTTTCCTTAAGCTGGAGGTTACAGAGGGTGTCCTTATGGAAAATCCGGAGGAGGCTATTGCCAAGATGCAGGAGCTGAAATCTCTGGGGATAAAGTTTTCTATTGATGATTTTGGTACGGGATACTCTTCTCTTGCATATATTCAGCGTTTCCCTTTTGATACTGTCAAGATCGATCGTTCTTTTTTGGAGAACCTTGAAGTTGATCTTTCCCAGCAAAGCATTGTAAGGGCTGTTATTGGTATTGCAAGGTCTCTTAATCTTGTGAGCCTAGCGGAGGGGGTCGAGTCAAGAGGGCAGCTTGATTTTCTTATCAACGAGGGGTGTCAGCTTTTCCAGGGGTTTTATTTTTCCAAGCCGGTTTCTTCTGAGAAATTTGAGCTTTTGCTTAAGAAAGGCTTTTCTCATCTCAAGGATTCTGGTAATTAA